One Octopus sinensis linkage group LG20, ASM634580v1, whole genome shotgun sequence DNA window includes the following coding sequences:
- the LOC118767302 gene encoding uncharacterized protein LOC118767302, which translates to MLCYLSHYLLQVNDFSPCIVRRLHAILALPTLLASCVAIFYFMNGTTVGDIFLNRFILKAEIYTIVFMMVCLYASIQVGMEARRYEFFREKVNPKITLYESHSKELPSVKEKLSD; encoded by the exons ATGTTGTGTTATCTTTCCCATTATCTTTTGCAGGTAAATGATTTCTCACCTTGCATTGTACGACGGTTGCATGCCATTTTGGCTCTTCCCACATTGTTGGCATCATGTGTTGCTATTTTCTACTTCATGAATGGCACAACGGTTGGTGATATATTCCTTAACAGGTTCATTCTGAAAG CTGAAATCTACACCATTGTCTTCATGATGGTTTGTTTATATGCCTCAATTCAAGTTGGAATGGAAGCAAGGCGATATGAGTTCTTCAGAGAGAAAGTAAACCCTAAAATTACTTTGTATGAATCCCATTCTAAAGAATTACCAAGTGTCAAAGAGAAGTTATCTGACTGA